The following proteins are encoded in a genomic region of Drosophila miranda strain MSH22 chromosome 4, D.miranda_PacBio2.1, whole genome shotgun sequence:
- the LOC108164001 gene encoding gonadotropin-releasing hormone receptor isoform X1, with product MAHSSEINEVVYDHRILKDWSNVNNTNGTMHLSKDMIFNDGHRLSITVYSILFVISTIGNSTVLYLLTKRRLRGPLRIDIMLMHLAIADLMVTLLLMPLEIAWAWTVQWRSTDLMCRLMSFFRVFGLYLSSFVMVCISLDRYYAILKPLQRSYNRGRIMLACAWMGSVICSIPQAFLFHLEEHPVVRGYFQCVTFHSFVSEFDNWLYQIATMCAMYAFPLIVFIYCYGAIYLEIYRKSQRVLKDVIAERFRRSNDDVLSRAKKRTLKMTISIVIVFIICWTPYYTICMWYSLDKTSVDKVNSLVRKALFIFASTNSCMNPLVYGLYNIRGRMNNNNNVSVNNRHTSLSNRLDSSNQLMQKPAAANNNSLANRHGTVMAAAVAATTKLAHVVGLKSNGSNGSAVDSTALSIASAPPLPLPQPQPLPATAPLASDDADGDNDDSSVSVVTIRCQEPPRICHNCGDSIELVSAADK from the exons ATGGCCCATTCTAGTGAAATAAATGAGGTTGTCTATGATCATCGCATACTCAAGGATTGGTCCAACGTGAACAATACCAACGGCACCATGCACCTCTCCAAGGATATGATCTTCAACGATGGCCATCGTCTGTCCATCACAGTCTACAG CATACTCTTTGTGATCTCAACAATTGGCAACAGCACAGTGCTGTATCTGCTGACGAAGCGGCGACTGCGTGGTCCCTTGCGGATTGATATCATGCTAATGCATTTGGCCATTGCCGATCTAATGGTGACGTTGCTGCTGATGCCGCTGGAGATTGCGTGGGCCTGGACAGTCCAATGGCGCTCCACCGACCTGATGTGCCGTCTCATGAGCTTCTTTCGCGTGTTCGGACTGTACTTGTCCAGCTTTGTGATGGTCTGCATATCGCTAGACAG ATACTATGCCATACTGAAGCCGCTGCAACGATCCTACAACCGGGGACGCATCATGCTGGCCTGCGCCTGGATGGGCTCTGTCATCTGCAGCATTCCGCAG GCCTTTCTCTTCCATCTGGAGGAGCATCCCGTGGTCCGGGGCTACTTTCAGTGCGTCACATTCCACTCGTTTGTGAGCGAATTTGACAACTGGCTGTATCAGATAGCCACGATGTGTGCCATGTATGCCTTTCCATTGATCGTCTTCATCTACTGCTATGGGGCCATCTATCTGGAGATCTACCGCAAGAGCCAGCGCGTCCTCAAGGATGTCATTGCCGAGAGGTTCCGTCGCTCCAACGATGACGTCTTAAGTCGGGCCAAAAAGCGCACTCTCAAGATGACCATCTCGATTGTGATTGTGTTCATCATCTGCTGGACGCCGTACTACACCATCTGCATGTGGTACTCCCTGGACAAGACGTCGGTGGACAAGGTCAACTCTCTGGTGCGCAAGGCTCTCTTCATCTTCGCCTCGACCAACTCCTGCATGAATCCCCTGGTCTATGGGCTCTACAACATTCGCGGACGCATGAACAATAACAACAATGTG TCGGTAAACAACAGGCATACATCGCTCTCGAATCGCCTGGACTCTTCCAATCAACTCATGCAGAAGCCGGCTGCGGCCAACAACAATTCTCTGGCCAATAGACATGGCACTGTGATGGCCGCTGCGGTGGCGGCCACAACAAAGTTGGCCCATGTTGTGGGCCTCAAGAGCAACGGATCCAATGGTTCTGCCGTCGACAGCACAGCCCTTTCCATTGCCTCTGCTCCGCCCCTGCCgctgccccagccccagcccctgccAGCCACCGCACCCCTGGCCAGCGACGATGCCGATGGGGATAATGATGATTCCAGTGTCAGTGTTGTCACCATCAGGTGCCAGGAGCCGCCCAGGATCTGCCACAA TTGTGGCGACTCCATTGAACTGGTCAGTGCGGCGGATAAATAG
- the LOC108164001 gene encoding gonadotropin-releasing hormone receptor isoform X2: protein MAHSSEINEVVYDHRILKDWSNVNNTNGTMHLSKDMIFNDGHRLSITVYSILFVISTIGNSTVLYLLTKRRLRGPLRIDIMLMHLAIADLMVTLLLMPLEIAWAWTVQWRSTDLMCRLMSFFRVFGLYLSSFVMVCISLDRYYAILKPLQRSYNRGRIMLACAWMGSVICSIPQAFLFHLEEHPVVRGYFQCVTFHSFVSEFDNWLYQIATMCAMYAFPLIVFIYCYGAIYLEIYRKSQRVLKDVIAERFRRSNDDVLSRAKKRTLKMTISIVIVFIICWTPYYTICMWYSLDKTSVDKVNSLVRKALFIFASTNSCMNPLVYGLYNIRGRMNNNNNVSVNNRHTSLSNRLDSSNQLMQKPAAANNNSLANRHGTVMAAAVAATTKLAHVVGLKSNGSNGSAVDSTALSIASAPPLPLPQPQPLPATAPLASDDADGDNDDSSVSVVTIRCQEPPRICHK, encoded by the exons ATGGCCCATTCTAGTGAAATAAATGAGGTTGTCTATGATCATCGCATACTCAAGGATTGGTCCAACGTGAACAATACCAACGGCACCATGCACCTCTCCAAGGATATGATCTTCAACGATGGCCATCGTCTGTCCATCACAGTCTACAG CATACTCTTTGTGATCTCAACAATTGGCAACAGCACAGTGCTGTATCTGCTGACGAAGCGGCGACTGCGTGGTCCCTTGCGGATTGATATCATGCTAATGCATTTGGCCATTGCCGATCTAATGGTGACGTTGCTGCTGATGCCGCTGGAGATTGCGTGGGCCTGGACAGTCCAATGGCGCTCCACCGACCTGATGTGCCGTCTCATGAGCTTCTTTCGCGTGTTCGGACTGTACTTGTCCAGCTTTGTGATGGTCTGCATATCGCTAGACAG ATACTATGCCATACTGAAGCCGCTGCAACGATCCTACAACCGGGGACGCATCATGCTGGCCTGCGCCTGGATGGGCTCTGTCATCTGCAGCATTCCGCAG GCCTTTCTCTTCCATCTGGAGGAGCATCCCGTGGTCCGGGGCTACTTTCAGTGCGTCACATTCCACTCGTTTGTGAGCGAATTTGACAACTGGCTGTATCAGATAGCCACGATGTGTGCCATGTATGCCTTTCCATTGATCGTCTTCATCTACTGCTATGGGGCCATCTATCTGGAGATCTACCGCAAGAGCCAGCGCGTCCTCAAGGATGTCATTGCCGAGAGGTTCCGTCGCTCCAACGATGACGTCTTAAGTCGGGCCAAAAAGCGCACTCTCAAGATGACCATCTCGATTGTGATTGTGTTCATCATCTGCTGGACGCCGTACTACACCATCTGCATGTGGTACTCCCTGGACAAGACGTCGGTGGACAAGGTCAACTCTCTGGTGCGCAAGGCTCTCTTCATCTTCGCCTCGACCAACTCCTGCATGAATCCCCTGGTCTATGGGCTCTACAACATTCGCGGACGCATGAACAATAACAACAATGTG TCGGTAAACAACAGGCATACATCGCTCTCGAATCGCCTGGACTCTTCCAATCAACTCATGCAGAAGCCGGCTGCGGCCAACAACAATTCTCTGGCCAATAGACATGGCACTGTGATGGCCGCTGCGGTGGCGGCCACAACAAAGTTGGCCCATGTTGTGGGCCTCAAGAGCAACGGATCCAATGGTTCTGCCGTCGACAGCACAGCCCTTTCCATTGCCTCTGCTCCGCCCCTGCCgctgccccagccccagcccctgccAGCCACCGCACCCCTGGCCAGCGACGATGCCGATGGGGATAATGATGATTCCAGTGTCAGTGTTGTCACCATCAGGTGCCAGGAGCCGCCCAGGATCTGCCACAAGTAA